The following proteins are co-located in the Labrys monachus genome:
- a CDS encoding LysR family transcriptional regulator, which translates to MDWDKLKVFHAAAEAGSFTHAGDVLGLSQSAVSRQVSALEADLRTPLFHRHARGLILTEQGEMLFRTTQDVMLKLESAMGALTDSRERPNGELRLTTTVGLGTYWLTPRIGEFLDLYPDIRLKLLLTEQELDLGMREADVALRLRQPEQGDLIQRRLFTMHFRVYAAPEYIKRFGQPRNIDEIDRHRIIMFGGSPGSFVQQGMNWLTTAGRDPKDPREPVFEVNNLGGVKTAVEKGVGLAVLPDYLVGRDSPLVQVLPDAEMPLMETYFVYPEEMKNLARIQVLRDFLVSKAQRWSF; encoded by the coding sequence ATGGACTGGGACAAGCTCAAAGTCTTTCACGCGGCTGCGGAAGCGGGCAGCTTCACGCATGCTGGCGATGTGTTGGGCCTGTCCCAATCGGCCGTCAGCCGCCAGGTCTCGGCGCTGGAAGCGGATCTGCGCACGCCGCTGTTCCACCGTCACGCGCGCGGCCTCATCCTGACCGAGCAGGGGGAGATGCTCTTCCGCACGACGCAGGACGTCATGCTCAAGCTCGAATCGGCGATGGGCGCCCTCACGGACAGCCGCGAGCGGCCGAACGGCGAATTGCGCCTGACGACGACGGTGGGACTCGGGACCTATTGGCTGACGCCGCGCATCGGCGAATTCCTCGACCTCTACCCCGATATCCGGCTCAAACTCCTGCTGACCGAGCAGGAACTGGATCTGGGCATGCGCGAGGCCGACGTGGCGCTGCGCCTGCGCCAGCCCGAGCAGGGCGACCTCATCCAGCGCCGGCTGTTCACCATGCATTTCCGCGTCTATGCCGCGCCCGAATATATCAAGCGCTTCGGTCAGCCGCGCAACATCGACGAGATCGATCGCCACCGCATCATCATGTTCGGCGGCAGCCCCGGCAGCTTCGTCCAGCAGGGGATGAACTGGCTGACCACCGCCGGACGCGATCCGAAGGATCCGCGCGAGCCGGTGTTCGAGGTCAACAATCTCGGCGGCGTGAAGACGGCGGTGGAGAAGGGGGTCGGCCTCGCGGTGCTGCCGGACTATCTGGTCGGCCGGGATTCGCCGCTGGTCCAGGTCCTGCCCGATGCGGAGATGCCGCTGATGGAGACCTATTTCGTCTATCCCGAGGAAATGAAGAATCTCGCCCGCATTCAGGTCCTGCGCGACTTCCTCGTCAGCAAGGCGCAGCGCTGGTCGTTCTGA
- a CDS encoding TIGR02466 family protein, whose product MAQIQTLFVTKLFRAELDETQAPLAEIDATCRSLAEDDEAGQAWCRRHGYAGYTSYASLNDLPWRFPAIKRLVKALDIQVAAFARELEFDLGRDRLKLDDIWVNILPEGGVHTSHIHPRSVISGTYYVATPKGSSALKLEDPRLGLMMAAPPRKAKASAEQRPFVYEAPQPGTVLLWESWLRHEVPLNQSADERISVSFNYRWR is encoded by the coding sequence ATGGCCCAGATCCAGACCCTCTTCGTCACCAAGCTCTTCCGCGCCGAACTCGACGAGACGCAGGCGCCGCTCGCCGAGATCGACGCCACCTGCCGCTCGCTCGCCGAGGACGACGAGGCCGGCCAGGCCTGGTGCCGCAGGCACGGCTATGCCGGCTACACTTCCTATGCCTCGCTCAACGACCTGCCCTGGCGCTTCCCGGCGATCAAGAGGCTGGTGAAGGCGCTCGACATCCAGGTCGCCGCCTTCGCCAGGGAGCTCGAATTCGATCTCGGCCGTGACAGGCTGAAGCTCGACGACATCTGGGTCAACATCCTGCCGGAAGGCGGGGTGCACACCTCCCATATCCATCCGCGCTCGGTGATCTCGGGCACCTATTACGTCGCCACCCCCAAGGGGTCCAGCGCGCTGAAGCTGGAGGATCCCCGGCTCGGCCTGATGATGGCGGCGCCGCCCCGCAAGGCCAAGGCCTCCGCGGAGCAGAGGCCCTTCGTCTACGAGGCGCCGCAGCCCGGCACCGTGCTGCTGTGGGAGAGCTGGCTGCGCCATGAGGTGCCGCTCAACCAGTCGGCCGACGAGCGTATCAGCGTCAGCTTCAACTATCGGTGGCGCTGA
- a CDS encoding sodium:proton exchanger, whose amino-acid sequence MFSRGDLAKIAVALAASVLAGVLHFTGSSYVAVFVVGAVALGGLAATIGESTDHLGAYMSPAATGIVQSAVGNLPELCVSIFALKAGLVTVVQASLIGSILGNSLLVLGLAFLVGSARHKVLVFDAAGPRMIAALLLLAVSALLLPTLASLLHLPAGGHEDKLALVCAGVLLVVFVVSVLATLEGSQRTVPADVHETGDHWPLWLALAVLALAGIAALFVSDWFVEALSPAIEALGMSQAFAGLVIVAIVGNAVENVVGIQLAARNRADLAISVILNSSLQVAVALIPVLVFASYVMGGVPFTLVIPPMLAVAMMLAAIIGVVVTADGRADMVDGAALVGLYVIIAAIFWWG is encoded by the coding sequence ATGTTTTCCAGAGGGGATCTCGCCAAGATCGCCGTCGCGCTCGCCGCTTCGGTTCTGGCCGGCGTGCTGCATTTCACCGGATCGTCCTATGTCGCCGTCTTCGTCGTCGGTGCCGTCGCCCTCGGCGGGCTGGCGGCGACCATCGGCGAATCGACCGACCACCTCGGCGCCTATATGAGCCCCGCGGCGACCGGCATCGTGCAATCGGCGGTCGGAAACCTGCCGGAGCTCTGCGTCAGCATCTTCGCGCTCAAGGCCGGCCTCGTCACGGTGGTGCAGGCCTCGCTGATCGGCTCGATCCTCGGCAACAGCCTGCTCGTGCTCGGCCTCGCCTTCCTGGTCGGCAGCGCCCGCCACAAGGTCCTGGTCTTCGACGCGGCCGGGCCGCGCATGATCGCCGCCCTGCTGCTGCTCGCCGTCTCGGCGCTGCTGCTGCCGACGCTCGCCTCGCTGCTGCATCTGCCGGCCGGCGGGCACGAGGACAAGCTCGCCCTCGTCTGCGCCGGCGTGCTGCTGGTGGTGTTCGTCGTCTCGGTCCTGGCGACGCTGGAGGGGAGCCAGCGCACGGTCCCGGCCGATGTGCACGAGACGGGCGATCACTGGCCGCTCTGGCTGGCCCTGGCCGTGCTCGCGCTCGCCGGTATCGCCGCCCTGTTCGTGTCCGACTGGTTCGTGGAGGCCTTGTCGCCGGCGATCGAGGCGCTCGGCATGTCCCAGGCCTTCGCCGGCCTCGTCATCGTCGCCATCGTCGGCAATGCCGTGGAGAATGTGGTGGGCATCCAGCTCGCCGCCCGCAACCGCGCCGACCTCGCCATCAGCGTGATCCTCAACAGCTCGCTGCAGGTCGCGGTGGCGCTCATTCCCGTGCTGGTCTTCGCCAGCTATGTCATGGGCGGCGTGCCCTTCACCCTCGTCATCCCGCCGATGCTGGCGGTGGCGATGATGCTGGCGGCGATCATCGGCGTGGTGGTCACCGCGGACGGGCGTGCCGACATGGTCGACGGCGCCGCCCTGGTCGGGCTCTACGTCATCATCGCCGCCATCTTCTGGTGGGGGTGA
- a CDS encoding type II toxin-antitoxin system RelE/ParE family toxin, with the protein MRVIIQPQAEADLEEIVDYIARDAPLRAFSFARELRERCESLADMALAFPLVPRYEHKGVRRRPHGNYLIFYRVAVDQIDVLHVLNGAQDYEAILFPAE; encoded by the coding sequence ATGCGGGTTATCATACAGCCCCAGGCCGAGGCGGACCTGGAGGAGATCGTCGACTACATCGCCCGAGATGCGCCCCTGCGTGCCTTCAGTTTTGCCCGGGAACTGCGCGAGCGTTGCGAAAGCCTGGCTGACATGGCTTTGGCCTTTCCTCTGGTACCGCGGTACGAGCACAAGGGTGTACGCCGTCGGCCTCATGGCAACTATCTCATTTTCTACCGGGTTGCCGTCGACCAGATTGACGTCCTTCACGTTCTCAACGGCGCGCAGGACTATGAGGCCATCTTGTTTCCCGCAGAGTGA
- a CDS encoding type II toxin-antitoxin system ParD family antitoxin, with protein MASSAELGPHLESFVDSLVKTGRYRSRSEVMREGVRLVEEREKRLAALDAAIARGIADADAGRGKPASVVFDRLEAKYAAAARRKD; from the coding sequence ATGGCATCGAGTGCAGAGCTTGGTCCCCACCTGGAATCGTTCGTGGATAGCTTGGTGAAGACGGGCCGCTACCGTTCGCGCAGCGAAGTCATGCGCGAAGGCGTTCGCCTGGTCGAGGAACGCGAAAAGCGCCTGGCGGCACTGGATGCCGCCATTGCGCGGGGGATTGCCGATGCCGATGCCGGACGAGGCAAGCCGGCGAGCGTCGTGTTTGACCGTCTCGAAGCCAAATATGCCGCTGCTGCCCGCCGCAAAGACTGA
- the pbfA gene encoding (R)-1-hydroxy-2-aminoethylphosphonate ammonia-lyase produces the protein MTAAEEDPAPSEGDVNRSPARAAWRAGLAPATVALLDADERHFLHQSLSTPCLDVLERAEGAVLTDVEGRQILDFHGNSVHQLGHGHPRVVAAIKAELDRLPFCPRRYTNRTAIALAARLAALAPDPLDKVLFAPSGAAAIGMALKLARYATGRHKTLSMWDSFHGATLDAISVGGEALFRRDLGPMMPGTEHLPPLGLAERFFGGGGDAFERFADYIDYVLEVQGDVAALLAEPMRWTTVEPPPADFWPRVRESCTRHGTLLIFDEIPSCLGRTGTMFVCEQAGATPDILVIGKGLGGGIMPMAAIIADARLDCAPQAALGHYTHEKSPVGCAAALATLDVLEEEDLLARARALGAAGLERLAAIKARHACVRDVRGVGAYFGVEIGGTDTREANARADRLLYACLERGLSFKLGGGTVVTLCPPLTITDAELAKAFDILDAALAEIDV, from the coding sequence GTGACGGCGGCCGAGGAGGACCCGGCACCGAGCGAGGGCGACGTCAACCGCTCGCCCGCCCGCGCCGCCTGGCGGGCCGGGCTGGCGCCTGCCACCGTCGCGCTGCTGGACGCCGACGAGCGCCATTTCCTGCACCAGTCGCTGTCGACGCCCTGCCTCGACGTGCTCGAACGCGCCGAGGGCGCCGTGCTCACCGATGTCGAGGGCCGGCAGATCCTCGATTTCCACGGCAACAGCGTCCACCAGCTCGGCCACGGCCATCCGCGGGTGGTCGCCGCGATCAAGGCGGAGCTGGACCGCCTGCCCTTCTGCCCGCGCCGCTACACCAACCGCACCGCCATCGCGCTGGCGGCCCGCCTCGCCGCGCTCGCGCCCGATCCGCTCGACAAGGTGCTGTTCGCCCCCAGCGGCGCCGCCGCCATCGGCATGGCGCTCAAGCTGGCGCGCTACGCCACCGGCCGCCACAAGACGCTGTCGATGTGGGACAGCTTCCACGGCGCCACGCTCGACGCCATCTCGGTCGGCGGCGAGGCGCTGTTCCGCCGCGACCTCGGCCCGATGATGCCGGGCACGGAGCATCTGCCGCCGCTCGGCCTGGCCGAACGCTTCTTCGGCGGCGGCGGCGACGCCTTCGAGCGCTTCGCCGACTATATCGACTATGTGCTGGAAGTGCAGGGCGACGTCGCCGCCCTGCTGGCCGAGCCGATGCGCTGGACAACGGTCGAGCCGCCGCCGGCCGATTTCTGGCCGAGAGTGCGCGAGAGCTGCACGCGCCACGGCACGCTGCTGATCTTCGACGAGATCCCGAGCTGCCTCGGGCGCACCGGCACGATGTTCGTGTGCGAGCAGGCCGGCGCGACGCCGGACATCCTCGTCATCGGCAAGGGCCTCGGTGGCGGCATCATGCCGATGGCGGCGATCATCGCCGATGCGCGGCTCGACTGCGCGCCGCAGGCGGCCCTCGGCCACTATACCCATGAGAAGAGTCCCGTCGGCTGCGCCGCCGCGCTGGCGACGCTCGACGTGCTGGAAGAGGAGGACCTGCTGGCGAGGGCGCGTGCGCTCGGCGCGGCCGGCCTCGAACGGCTCGCCGCGATCAAGGCGCGCCACGCCTGCGTGCGGGACGTCCGGGGCGTCGGCGCCTATTTCGGCGTCGAGATCGGCGGGACGGATACGCGCGAGGCCAACGCCAGGGCCGACCGGCTGCTCTATGCCTGCCTCGAACGCGGCCTCAGCTTCAAGCTCGGCGGCGGCACTGTCGTCACGCTCTGCCCGCCCTTGACGATCACGGACGCCGAACTGGCGAAGGCCTTCGACATCCTGGACGCCGCCTTGGCCGAGATCGACGTGTAG
- the phnX gene encoding phosphonoacetaldehyde hydrolase yields the protein MNPMKHLKAVIFDWAGTVVDHGSLAPMGAFVDAFRQFGVDVTIAEARGPMGMAKRPHIAAIFALPRVAAAWQARHGRPATEADIDALYEVFVPRNIASAARHATLIPGAAETARGLRALGLKIGSTTGYTREIMAEILPVAARQGFEPDSLVCTGDTAQGRPTPLMIYRTLLDLGIWPAWHAVKVDDTEVGIAEGLNAGAWTIGVAVSGNVFGYSLEETQALPAHDFRRLRGEAADKLLAAGAHYVVDSVADLLPVIHAVEGRLARGERP from the coding sequence ATGAACCCCATGAAACATCTCAAAGCCGTCATTTTCGATTGGGCCGGCACCGTCGTCGACCATGGCTCGCTGGCGCCGATGGGCGCCTTCGTCGACGCCTTCCGGCAGTTCGGCGTCGACGTCACCATCGCGGAGGCGCGCGGCCCGATGGGGATGGCCAAGCGGCCGCATATCGCCGCGATCTTCGCCCTGCCGCGCGTCGCCGCCGCCTGGCAGGCCCGGCACGGCCGGCCGGCGACCGAGGCCGACATCGATGCCCTCTACGAGGTGTTCGTGCCGCGCAACATCGCCTCGGCCGCCCGGCACGCGACGCTCATTCCCGGCGCCGCCGAGACCGCGCGCGGGCTGCGCGCCCTCGGGCTGAAGATCGGCTCCACCACCGGCTATACCAGGGAGATCATGGCCGAGATCCTGCCGGTCGCCGCGCGGCAGGGCTTCGAGCCGGACAGCCTCGTATGCACCGGCGACACCGCACAGGGCCGCCCGACGCCGCTGATGATCTACCGCACCTTGCTGGACCTCGGCATCTGGCCGGCCTGGCACGCCGTGAAGGTCGACGACACCGAGGTCGGCATCGCCGAAGGCCTCAATGCCGGCGCCTGGACCATCGGCGTCGCCGTCAGCGGCAACGTTTTCGGTTACTCCCTGGAGGAGACGCAGGCCTTGCCCGCGCATGACTTCCGGCGCCTGCGGGGCGAGGCCGCCGACAAGCTCCTGGCCGCCGGCGCGCATTACGTCGTCGACAGCGTCGCCGACCTCCTGCCCGTCATCCACGCCGTCGAAGGGCGGCTGGCGCGCGGAGAGCGGCCGTGA
- a CDS encoding ABC transporter permease subunit — protein MLLWSSASKAAAWGLAAILGLVIYLLPLAVILLASVAGQWNDALPSAFTLGHYADALRGDSAGLLTTSLVTGAAASLAALVVGAWAALALRGMGRLPRRLLTPLFFIPSAVPSVSVGLGLLVAFSQPPVLLNGTVAIVLVAHLVLISAFTFGNVSAGLERLSPDFEQVAESLGARPFYKLRRVTLPLMMPYLLAAFSLSFALSMGELGATVMVYPPGWVTMPVGIFSLTDRGEVFQGAALTMLLVVLTLFVLAAVSKIPTRAAAPR, from the coding sequence ATGCTGCTGTGGTCTAGCGCCAGCAAGGCGGCGGCCTGGGGCCTCGCCGCCATCCTCGGCCTGGTGATCTATCTGCTGCCTTTGGCGGTCATCCTCCTGGCCAGCGTGGCCGGCCAGTGGAACGACGCTTTGCCCAGCGCCTTCACCCTCGGCCATTACGCCGACGCGCTGCGGGGCGATTCCGCCGGCCTGCTCACCACCAGCCTCGTCACCGGCGCGGCGGCGAGCCTCGCCGCGCTCGTCGTCGGCGCCTGGGCCGCGCTCGCCCTGCGCGGCATGGGCCGCCTGCCCCGCCGCCTGCTGACGCCGCTGTTCTTCATTCCGAGCGCGGTGCCGTCCGTGTCGGTCGGCCTCGGCCTGCTCGTCGCCTTCAGCCAGCCGCCCGTCCTCCTCAACGGCACCGTGGCGATCGTGCTGGTCGCCCATCTCGTGCTGATCTCGGCCTTCACCTTCGGCAATGTCTCGGCCGGGCTGGAGAGGCTGTCGCCGGATTTCGAGCAGGTTGCCGAAAGCCTCGGCGCCCGGCCGTTCTACAAGCTGCGGCGGGTGACGCTGCCGCTGATGATGCCCTATCTGCTCGCGGCCTTCAGCCTGAGCTTCGCGCTGTCGATGGGCGAACTCGGCGCCACCGTCATGGTCTACCCGCCCGGCTGGGTCACCATGCCCGTCGGCATCTTCAGCCTGACCGATCGCGGCGAGGTGTTCCAGGGCGCGGCGCTCACCATGCTCCTCGTCGTCCTCACGCTGTTCGTGCTCGCCGCCGTCTCGAAGATCCCGACGCGGGCTGCCGCGCCGCGATAG
- a CDS encoding 2-aminoethylphosphonate ABC transporter permease subunit has protein sequence MADVAAQAGAAPAPGTGDRRGLPAAAWVVPPALVVAALFAYPLALIIQQAFTDADGLASAAPILDVLASHAFLGALFNTLEIALASTLGCLLLGSVLSVIFSFVPFPGVAFAARLIDTYIALPTFLVTLAFTFLYGSAGLLNAGLMQAMHLDLPPIHFLYSAWGVILAETTVYTPFVMRPLMAAFSLLDRSQVEVASSLGARPSYVLRRVIIPAALPALLAGGSLCLLLTVNEFGIVLFIGAKGVITLPLLIYDKAIQESDYSAACGIAMINIALSLALFALYRLVVARIGNTHAAVV, from the coding sequence ATGGCGGATGTCGCAGCCCAGGCCGGCGCCGCGCCGGCGCCCGGCACCGGCGACCGCAGAGGCCTGCCGGCCGCGGCATGGGTGGTGCCGCCGGCGCTGGTCGTCGCCGCCCTGTTCGCCTATCCGCTGGCGCTGATCATCCAGCAGGCCTTCACCGACGCCGACGGGCTGGCCTCGGCCGCGCCGATCCTCGACGTCCTCGCCTCGCATGCCTTTCTCGGCGCGCTCTTCAACACGCTGGAGATCGCGCTCGCCTCGACGCTGGGCTGCCTCCTGCTCGGCTCGGTGCTGAGCGTCATCTTCTCCTTCGTGCCCTTCCCGGGCGTGGCCTTCGCCGCGCGGCTGATCGACACCTATATCGCCCTGCCGACCTTCCTGGTCACCCTCGCCTTCACCTTCCTCTACGGCTCCGCCGGCCTCCTCAATGCCGGCCTGATGCAGGCGATGCATCTCGACCTGCCGCCGATCCACTTCCTCTATTCGGCCTGGGGCGTCATCCTCGCCGAGACGACGGTGTACACGCCCTTCGTCATGCGCCCGCTGATGGCGGCGTTCTCGCTGCTCGACCGCTCGCAGGTCGAGGTGGCGAGCAGCCTCGGCGCCCGGCCGTCCTATGTGCTGCGCCGCGTCATCATCCCGGCCGCGCTGCCGGCCCTGCTCGCCGGCGGCAGCCTCTGCCTGCTGCTGACGGTGAACGAGTTCGGCATCGTCCTGTTCATCGGCGCCAAGGGGGTGATCACTCTGCCTTTGCTGATCTACGACAAGGCGATCCAGGAATCGGATTATTCCGCCGCCTGCGGCATCGCGATGATCAACATCGCGCTCTCCCTGGCGCTGTTCGCGCTCTATCGCCTCGTCGTCGCCAGGATCGGAAACACCCATGCTGCTGTGGTCTAG
- a CDS encoding ABC transporter ATP-binding protein: protein MTAASLSMQADAQAGAATQVAAPAAGSRVGFDEVTIAYGASTIVDRLTLDIDPGEILALIGPSGSGKTTALRALAGFVRPVAGRLTIGDTDVTRLPPYARGIGMVVQNYALFPHMKVEENVAFGLDARGTARDIVRERVASSLRMVGMLDFMGRYPRQLSGGQQQRVAIARALAIRPRVLLLDEPLSALDAQIRRTMVEELAKLHRELPGLTVLYVTHDQAEALTLADRIAIMRGGRLAAHAPSNALYRRPPNRFAAEFLGRANLLDVSVAGHEQGTPFMRVRFGAGTLLAAAHPQMEAGAKALLCVRPHDLVLRRDEIHCNAVTGTVQAIQWQGDLHALTVEVGGNASPVRVVSAPLREPPAPGTTVELYFAAEDATLIADEAA, encoded by the coding sequence ATGACGGCAGCATCGCTCAGCATGCAGGCGGACGCGCAGGCCGGTGCCGCGACGCAGGTCGCCGCCCCGGCGGCCGGCAGCCGCGTCGGCTTCGACGAGGTGACGATCGCCTATGGCGCGTCGACCATCGTCGACCGCCTGACGCTCGACATCGATCCGGGCGAGATCCTCGCTTTGATCGGCCCCTCCGGCTCCGGCAAGACCACGGCCCTGCGCGCCCTCGCCGGCTTCGTGCGGCCCGTGGCCGGCCGGCTCACCATCGGCGATACCGACGTCACCCGCCTGCCGCCCTATGCGCGCGGCATCGGCATGGTGGTGCAGAACTACGCGCTCTTCCCGCATATGAAGGTCGAGGAGAACGTCGCCTTCGGGCTCGACGCCCGCGGGACGGCGCGCGACATCGTGCGCGAGCGCGTGGCCTCGAGCCTGCGCATGGTCGGCATGCTCGACTTCATGGGCCGCTATCCGCGCCAGCTGAGCGGCGGCCAGCAGCAGCGCGTCGCCATCGCCCGCGCGCTGGCGATCCGGCCGCGCGTCCTCCTGCTCGACGAGCCGCTCTCCGCGCTCGATGCCCAGATCCGCCGCACCATGGTGGAGGAACTCGCCAAGCTGCACCGCGAGCTGCCCGGCCTCACCGTGCTCTATGTCACCCATGACCAGGCCGAGGCGCTGACGCTGGCCGACCGCATCGCCATCATGCGGGGCGGCCGCCTCGCCGCGCATGCGCCGTCCAACGCGCTCTACCGCCGCCCGCCCAACCGCTTCGCGGCGGAATTCCTCGGCCGGGCCAATCTCCTCGACGTGTCCGTCGCCGGCCACGAGCAGGGCACGCCCTTCATGCGCGTCCGCTTCGGCGCGGGCACGCTGCTGGCGGCCGCCCATCCGCAGATGGAAGCCGGCGCGAAGGCGCTCCTGTGCGTCCGCCCGCACGACCTCGTGCTGCGCCGCGACGAGATCCATTGCAACGCCGTCACCGGCACGGTGCAGGCCATCCAGTGGCAGGGCGATCTCCATGCGCTCACCGTCGAGGTCGGCGGCAATGCCTCGCCGGTGCGCGTCGTCTCGGCGCCGCTGCGCGAGCCGCCGGCCCCCGGCACCACGGTCGAGCTCTATTTCGCGGCCGAGGACGCGACGCTGATCGCCGACGAGGCGGCCTAG
- a CDS encoding 2-aminoethylphosphonate ABC transporter substrate-binding protein — translation MKTLLGAALLCATAFSPACLSQAWAASDVVTIYSADGLHDGTPNWYQNEFDAFTKATGIKVQYIEGGSGGVVERIAKEKSNPQADVLVTLPPFIQRAAAEGLLQAYEPAGADQIPAADKDAKGRFEPLVNNYMNFIYNGSVLKDAPKTFADLLDPKFKGKIQYSTPGQAGDGTAVMIEVFHAYGSKEAGLDFLKKLQENNVGPSASTGKLTALVNKGELYVANGDLQMNMAQMADNPNIRVFWPAGPDGKRSTFALPYYVGLVHGAPNGDNGKKLIDFLLSKDAQSAVSSVAIGLPVRKDVTPTDANFQKIHDAMDGVTVWTPAWDKVLETLKADVAAWQKATSGN, via the coding sequence TCTCGCCCGCATGCCTGTCGCAGGCCTGGGCCGCTTCGGACGTCGTCACGATCTACAGCGCCGACGGGCTGCATGACGGCACGCCGAACTGGTACCAGAACGAGTTCGACGCCTTCACCAAGGCCACCGGCATCAAGGTGCAGTATATCGAGGGCGGCTCCGGCGGCGTCGTCGAGCGCATCGCCAAGGAAAAGTCCAACCCGCAGGCCGACGTCCTGGTGACGCTGCCGCCCTTCATCCAGCGCGCCGCCGCCGAGGGCCTGCTCCAGGCCTATGAGCCGGCCGGGGCGGACCAGATTCCCGCCGCCGACAAGGATGCCAAGGGCCGCTTCGAGCCCCTCGTCAACAACTACATGAACTTCATCTACAACGGCTCGGTGCTGAAGGACGCGCCCAAGACCTTCGCCGACCTGCTCGATCCGAAGTTCAAGGGCAAGATCCAGTATTCCACGCCCGGCCAGGCCGGCGACGGCACCGCGGTGATGATCGAGGTCTTCCACGCCTATGGCAGCAAGGAAGCCGGCCTCGACTTCCTGAAGAAGCTGCAGGAGAACAATGTCGGCCCCTCCGCCTCCACCGGCAAGCTGACGGCCCTCGTCAACAAGGGCGAGCTCTATGTCGCCAATGGCGACCTGCAGATGAACATGGCGCAGATGGCCGACAATCCGAACATCCGCGTGTTCTGGCCGGCTGGTCCGGACGGCAAGCGCTCGACCTTCGCCCTGCCTTATTATGTCGGCCTCGTGCACGGCGCGCCCAACGGCGACAACGGCAAGAAGCTGATCGACTTCCTGCTCAGCAAGGACGCCCAGTCGGCCGTCAGCTCCGTGGCCATCGGCCTGCCGGTGCGCAAGGACGTCACGCCGACCGACGCGAACTTCCAGAAGATCCATGACGCGATGGACGGCGTCACCGTGTGGACGCCGGCCTGGGACAAGGTCCTGGAGACGCTGAAGGCCGACGTCGCGGCCTGGCAGAAGGCCACGAGCGGCAACTAG